One genomic window of Gavia stellata isolate bGavSte3 chromosome 7, bGavSte3.hap2, whole genome shotgun sequence includes the following:
- the PSMC3 gene encoding 26S proteasome regulatory subunit 6A isoform X1: MASVWDESEDGVGEEVLKMSTEEIVQRTRLLDSEIKIMKSEVLRVTHELQAMKDKIKENSEKIKVNKTLPYLVSNVIELLDVDPNDQEEDGANIDLDSQRKGKCAVIKTSTRQTYFLPVIGLVDAEKLKPGDLVGVNKDSYLILETLPTEYDSRVKAMEVDERPTEQYSDIGGLDKQIQELVEAIVLPMNHKEKFENLGIQPPKGVLMYGPPGTGKTLLARACAAQTKATFLKLAGPQLVQMFIGDGAKLVRDAFALAKEKAPSIIFIDELDAIGTKRFDSEKAGDREVQRTMLELLNQLDGFQPNTQVKVIAATNRVDILDPALLRSGRLDRKIEFPMPNEEARARIMQIHSRKMNVSPDVNYEELARCTDDFNGAQCKAVCVEAGMIALRRGATELTHEDYMEGILEVQAKKKANLQYYA; this comes from the exons ATGGCGTCGGTGTGGGACGAGTCCGAG GATGGCGTCGGCGAGGAGGTGCTGAAGATGTCCACGGAGGAGATCGTGCAGCGCACGCGCCTCCTCGACAGCGAGATCAAG ATCATGAAGAGTGAAGTACTGAGAGTGACCCATGAGCTTCAGGCCATGAAAGACAAGATCAAAGAGAACAGTGAGAAGATCAAAGTGAACAAAACCCTGCCATACCTCGTCTCTAACGTTATTGAG CTGCTGGATGTTGACCCCAATGACCAGGAGGAGGACGGAGCAAACATTGACCTGGATTCCCAGAGAAAGGGCAAGTGTGCTGTGATCAAGACCTCAACGCGCCAG ACATATTTCCTGCCTGTTATTGGGTTGGTTGATGCTGAGAAGTTGAAGCCTGGAGACCTAGTG GGAGTGAACAAAGACTCTTACTTGATCCTGGAGACTCTACCCACTGAGTATGATTCACGGGTGAAAGCCATGGAGGTGGATGAGAGACCCACAGAGCAGTACAGTGACATCGGGGGGCTGGATAAACAAATCCAAGAG cTCGTGGAGGCCATCGTCCTGCCAATGAATCATAAGGAGAAATTTGAAAACTTGGGTATACAGCCACCCAAAGGAGTCCTTATGTACGGGCCTCCAGGAACAGGGAAGACGCTTTTAGCTCGAGCATGTGCTGCCCAGACCAAG GCTACGTTCCTGAAGCTTGCGGGTCCACAACTTGTGCAGATGTTCATTGGCGATGGAGCTAAGCTGGTACGTGATGCTTTTGCTCTAGCCAAGGAAAAAGCTCCTTCCATCATCTTTATTGACGAACTGGATGCCATTGGCACTAAAAG GTTTGACAGTGAGAAGGCTGGTGATCGGGAGGTGCAGAGGACCATGCTGGAGCTGCTTAATCAACTTGATGGTTTCCAGCCCAACACACAAGTCAAG GTGATTGCTGCAACCAACCGGGTTGATATCTTGGACCCAGCTTTGCTCCGCTCTGGACGATTAGATCGCAAGATTGAGTTCCCAATGCCTAATGAGGAGGCCAGAGCCAGAATTATGCAGATCCATTCACGCAAAATGAATGTCAG CCCTGATGTGAACTATGAGGAACTGGCTCGCTGCACAGATGATTTCAATGGAGCCCAGTGCAAGGCTGTGTGCGTTGAAGCG GGGATGATTGCCCTCCGCCGTGGAGCTACAGAGCTCACCCACGAGGACTACATGGAAGGAATCCTGGAGgttcaagcaaagaaaaaagccaatCTGCAGTACTATGCCTGA
- the RAPSN gene encoding 43 kDa receptor-associated protein of the synapse isoform X1 has protein sequence MRLFNAWEMGQDQTKQQIEKGLHLYQSNQTEKALRVWMRVLEKSADPAGRFRVLGCLITAHAEMGRYKDMLKFAVVQIDTARELEDPDYLTESYLNLARSNEKLCEFQKTISYCKTCLNMQGTTVSLQLNGQVSLSMGNAFLGLSIFQKALECFEKALRYAHNNDDKMLECRVCCSLGNFYAQIKDYEKALFFPCKAAELVNDYGKGWSLKYRAMSQYHMGVAYRKLGRLADAMDCCEESMKIALQHGDRPLQALCLLCFADIHRSRKDVQTAFPRYDSSMSIMTEIGNRLGLIQVLLGVTKCWMIQKELDKALESIEKAQELAEGLGNKLGLLKLHCLCERIYRSKGQQQELRDHVVKFHECVEEMELYCGMCGESIGEKNNQLQALPCSHFFHLKCLQTNGTRGCPNCRRLSVKPGYV, from the exons ATGAGGCTTTTTAATGCATGGGAGATGGGTCAGGACCAGACAAAGCAACAGATAGAGAAAGGACTCCATCTTTACCAGTCTAATCAGACCGAAAAGGCCCTGCGAGTCTGGATGAGGGTTTTGGAGAAGTCTGCGGATCCTGCTGGCAGGTTTCGGGTTTTGGGTTGCCTCATCACTGCTCATGCAGAGATGGGCAGATACAAAGATATGTTGAAG TTTGCAGTGGTACAGATTGACACAGCACGGGAGCTGGAAGACCCGGATTACCTTACAGAGAGCTACCTAAACCTGGCTCGCAGCAACGAGAAACTCTGTGAATTCCAGAAAACAATCTCTTACTGTAAGACGTGCCTGAACATGCAGGGTACCACTGTGAGCCTGCAGCTGAACGGCCAGGTGAGCCTCAGCATGGGCAATGCCTTCTTGGGCCTCAGCATCTTCCAGAAGGCTTTGGAGTGCTTTGAGAAAGCTTTACGCTACGCACACAACAACGATGACAAGATGCTGGAGTGTCGAGTCTGCTGCAGCCTCGGGAACTTCTATGCGCAGATAAAG GACTACGAGAAAGCCTTGTTCTTCCCATGTAAAGCAGCTGAGCTGGTGAATGATTATGGAAAGGGCTGGAGCTTGAAGTACCGTGCAATGAGCCAGTATCACATGGGAGTGGCCTATCGGAAGCTGGGGCGCTTGGCAGACGCTATGGACTGCTGTGAG GAGTCCATGAAGATTGCCCTGCAGCATGGTGACCGGCCTCTGCAAGCGCTGTgtctgctgtgctttgcagatATTCATCGCAGTCGCAAAGACGTGCAG ACAGCCTTTCCTCGGTATGATTCCTCCATGAGCATCATGACAGAGATTGGAAACCGCCTAGGCCTGATCCAGGTGCTGCTAGGAGTGACTAAGTGCTGGATGATCCAGAAGGAGCTGGACAAG GCTCTGGAAAGCATTGAAAAGGcacaggagctggcagagggacTAGGGAACAAG CTTGGCCTGctgaagctccactgcctgtgTGAAAGGATCTATCGCTCAAAGGGGCAGCAGCAAGAATTGCGTGACCATGTAGTGAAGTTCCATGAATGCGTGGAGGAGATGGAGCTGTACTGTGGCATGTGTGGAGAGTCCATTGGGGAGAAGAACAACCAGCTCCAGGCGCTGCCTTGCTCCCACTTCTTCCACTTAAA GTGCCTCCAGACCAACGGGACCCGGGGCTGCCCCAACTGCCGCCGCTTGTCGGTGAAGCCCGGCTACGTCTGA
- the RAPSN gene encoding 43 kDa receptor-associated protein of the synapse isoform X2 — MGQDQTKQQIEKGLHLYQSNQTEKALRVWMRVLEKSADPAGRFRVLGCLITAHAEMGRYKDMLKFAVVQIDTARELEDPDYLTESYLNLARSNEKLCEFQKTISYCKTCLNMQGTTVSLQLNGQVSLSMGNAFLGLSIFQKALECFEKALRYAHNNDDKMLECRVCCSLGNFYAQIKDYEKALFFPCKAAELVNDYGKGWSLKYRAMSQYHMGVAYRKLGRLADAMDCCEESMKIALQHGDRPLQALCLLCFADIHRSRKDVQLGLLKLHCLCERIYRSKGQQQELRDHVVKFHECVEEMELYCGMCGESIGEKNNQLQALPCSHFFHLKCLQTNGTRGCPNCRRLSVKPGYV; from the exons ATGGGTCAGGACCAGACAAAGCAACAGATAGAGAAAGGACTCCATCTTTACCAGTCTAATCAGACCGAAAAGGCCCTGCGAGTCTGGATGAGGGTTTTGGAGAAGTCTGCGGATCCTGCTGGCAGGTTTCGGGTTTTGGGTTGCCTCATCACTGCTCATGCAGAGATGGGCAGATACAAAGATATGTTGAAG TTTGCAGTGGTACAGATTGACACAGCACGGGAGCTGGAAGACCCGGATTACCTTACAGAGAGCTACCTAAACCTGGCTCGCAGCAACGAGAAACTCTGTGAATTCCAGAAAACAATCTCTTACTGTAAGACGTGCCTGAACATGCAGGGTACCACTGTGAGCCTGCAGCTGAACGGCCAGGTGAGCCTCAGCATGGGCAATGCCTTCTTGGGCCTCAGCATCTTCCAGAAGGCTTTGGAGTGCTTTGAGAAAGCTTTACGCTACGCACACAACAACGATGACAAGATGCTGGAGTGTCGAGTCTGCTGCAGCCTCGGGAACTTCTATGCGCAGATAAAG GACTACGAGAAAGCCTTGTTCTTCCCATGTAAAGCAGCTGAGCTGGTGAATGATTATGGAAAGGGCTGGAGCTTGAAGTACCGTGCAATGAGCCAGTATCACATGGGAGTGGCCTATCGGAAGCTGGGGCGCTTGGCAGACGCTATGGACTGCTGTGAG GAGTCCATGAAGATTGCCCTGCAGCATGGTGACCGGCCTCTGCAAGCGCTGTgtctgctgtgctttgcagatATTCATCGCAGTCGCAAAGACGTGCAG CTTGGCCTGctgaagctccactgcctgtgTGAAAGGATCTATCGCTCAAAGGGGCAGCAGCAAGAATTGCGTGACCATGTAGTGAAGTTCCATGAATGCGTGGAGGAGATGGAGCTGTACTGTGGCATGTGTGGAGAGTCCATTGGGGAGAAGAACAACCAGCTCCAGGCGCTGCCTTGCTCCCACTTCTTCCACTTAAA GTGCCTCCAGACCAACGGGACCCGGGGCTGCCCCAACTGCCGCCGCTTGTCGGTGAAGCCCGGCTACGTCTGA
- the PSMC3 gene encoding 26S proteasome regulatory subunit 6A isoform X2 — protein sequence MASVWDESEIMKSEVLRVTHELQAMKDKIKENSEKIKVNKTLPYLVSNVIELLDVDPNDQEEDGANIDLDSQRKGKCAVIKTSTRQTYFLPVIGLVDAEKLKPGDLVGVNKDSYLILETLPTEYDSRVKAMEVDERPTEQYSDIGGLDKQIQELVEAIVLPMNHKEKFENLGIQPPKGVLMYGPPGTGKTLLARACAAQTKATFLKLAGPQLVQMFIGDGAKLVRDAFALAKEKAPSIIFIDELDAIGTKRFDSEKAGDREVQRTMLELLNQLDGFQPNTQVKVIAATNRVDILDPALLRSGRLDRKIEFPMPNEEARARIMQIHSRKMNVSPDVNYEELARCTDDFNGAQCKAVCVEAGMIALRRGATELTHEDYMEGILEVQAKKKANLQYYA from the exons ATGGCGTCGGTGTGGGACGAGTCCGAG ATCATGAAGAGTGAAGTACTGAGAGTGACCCATGAGCTTCAGGCCATGAAAGACAAGATCAAAGAGAACAGTGAGAAGATCAAAGTGAACAAAACCCTGCCATACCTCGTCTCTAACGTTATTGAG CTGCTGGATGTTGACCCCAATGACCAGGAGGAGGACGGAGCAAACATTGACCTGGATTCCCAGAGAAAGGGCAAGTGTGCTGTGATCAAGACCTCAACGCGCCAG ACATATTTCCTGCCTGTTATTGGGTTGGTTGATGCTGAGAAGTTGAAGCCTGGAGACCTAGTG GGAGTGAACAAAGACTCTTACTTGATCCTGGAGACTCTACCCACTGAGTATGATTCACGGGTGAAAGCCATGGAGGTGGATGAGAGACCCACAGAGCAGTACAGTGACATCGGGGGGCTGGATAAACAAATCCAAGAG cTCGTGGAGGCCATCGTCCTGCCAATGAATCATAAGGAGAAATTTGAAAACTTGGGTATACAGCCACCCAAAGGAGTCCTTATGTACGGGCCTCCAGGAACAGGGAAGACGCTTTTAGCTCGAGCATGTGCTGCCCAGACCAAG GCTACGTTCCTGAAGCTTGCGGGTCCACAACTTGTGCAGATGTTCATTGGCGATGGAGCTAAGCTGGTACGTGATGCTTTTGCTCTAGCCAAGGAAAAAGCTCCTTCCATCATCTTTATTGACGAACTGGATGCCATTGGCACTAAAAG GTTTGACAGTGAGAAGGCTGGTGATCGGGAGGTGCAGAGGACCATGCTGGAGCTGCTTAATCAACTTGATGGTTTCCAGCCCAACACACAAGTCAAG GTGATTGCTGCAACCAACCGGGTTGATATCTTGGACCCAGCTTTGCTCCGCTCTGGACGATTAGATCGCAAGATTGAGTTCCCAATGCCTAATGAGGAGGCCAGAGCCAGAATTATGCAGATCCATTCACGCAAAATGAATGTCAG CCCTGATGTGAACTATGAGGAACTGGCTCGCTGCACAGATGATTTCAATGGAGCCCAGTGCAAGGCTGTGTGCGTTGAAGCG GGGATGATTGCCCTCCGCCGTGGAGCTACAGAGCTCACCCACGAGGACTACATGGAAGGAATCCTGGAGgttcaagcaaagaaaaaagccaatCTGCAGTACTATGCCTGA